A portion of the Pseudomonas sp. GR 6-02 genome contains these proteins:
- a CDS encoding polyamine ABC transporter substrate-binding protein, with protein MIRKTLTLAPLALVATLSQAAETVKIYNWSDYIAPDTTKNFQKETGIAFSYDVFDSNETLDGKLMTGTSGYDVVFPSNHFMARQIEGGALKKLDKSQLPNWKNLNPVLLKTLQANDPGNEHGFPYLWGSTGIGYNVAKVKAVLGDNAPVDSWDLIFKPENMAKLQKCGVAILDNGPELLPAALNYLRLPHHSKNPEDYKKAEALLMKVRPYVSYFHSSKYTSDLANGDICVAVGFSGDILQAENRAKEAGNGVDIGYSIPKEGAAIWFDMVAMPANAPDEKAGYAFMNYLLRPDVMAGISNYVHYANGNEQADHLIDPAIKNDTKVYPSPEMMGKLFALEAMPLNIDRVRTRVWNKIRTGS; from the coding sequence ATGATCCGAAAGACACTGACGCTTGCTCCACTTGCGCTCGTCGCGACGCTCAGTCAGGCCGCCGAGACCGTGAAAATCTACAACTGGTCGGACTACATCGCCCCGGACACCACAAAAAACTTCCAGAAAGAAACCGGTATCGCCTTCAGTTACGACGTCTTCGACAGCAACGAAACCCTGGATGGCAAATTGATGACCGGCACATCCGGGTATGACGTGGTATTCCCGTCCAACCACTTCATGGCCCGACAGATTGAGGGCGGGGCCCTGAAGAAACTCGACAAGAGCCAGCTGCCGAACTGGAAAAACCTCAACCCGGTGTTGCTCAAAACGTTACAAGCCAACGACCCGGGCAACGAGCATGGCTTCCCGTATTTATGGGGCAGCACCGGCATCGGCTACAACGTGGCCAAGGTCAAGGCTGTGCTGGGCGACAACGCGCCGGTGGATTCCTGGGACCTGATCTTCAAACCCGAGAACATGGCAAAACTGCAAAAGTGCGGCGTGGCGATCCTCGACAACGGGCCCGAACTGTTGCCGGCGGCGTTGAATTACCTGAGGCTGCCGCATCACAGCAAGAACCCCGAAGACTATAAAAAGGCCGAAGCGCTGCTGATGAAAGTCCGGCCCTATGTCAGCTATTTCCACTCGTCCAAATACACCAGCGACCTGGCCAACGGCGATATCTGCGTGGCCGTCGGCTTCTCTGGCGACATTCTCCAGGCGGAAAACCGCGCCAAGGAAGCCGGGAATGGTGTGGACATCGGCTATTCGATTCCCAAGGAAGGCGCGGCCATCTGGTTCGACATGGTCGCCATGCCCGCCAACGCCCCGGACGAGAAAGCCGGTTACGCGTTCATGAACTACCTGCTGCGTCCCGACGTCATGGCCGGCATCAGCAACTACGTGCACTACGCCAACGGCAACGAACAGGCCGACCACCTGATCGATCCGGCGATCAAGAACGACACCAAGGTGTATCCGAGCCCGGAAATGATGGGCAAATTGTTTGCCCTTGAGGCGATGCCGTTGAACATCGACCGGGTGCGGACGCGGGTGTGGAACAAGATCAGGACCGGTAGCTGA
- a CDS encoding AprI/Inh family metalloprotease inhibitor, translated as MTQNAFTCKTTAWLLATLMMFLGEVAMASSLKLADPSELAGKWQAILNTAQDSPESQALQDKPSNVCTIELKSDQTLGEGADCFSAWLNKSAMGWFPEPDGIAVTGEEGSRIVFFSRQHEGLYKSTLKSGLIITLTRAAQ; from the coding sequence ATGACCCAGAACGCTTTTACCTGCAAAACAACCGCGTGGCTGTTAGCGACGCTGATGATGTTTCTTGGAGAAGTAGCCATGGCAAGCAGTCTGAAATTAGCCGATCCGTCGGAGCTCGCCGGCAAATGGCAAGCCATTTTGAATACCGCGCAAGACTCGCCCGAGTCCCAGGCGCTGCAGGACAAACCGTCGAATGTCTGCACGATAGAGCTTAAATCGGACCAGACCCTGGGTGAGGGGGCCGATTGCTTCAGTGCCTGGCTGAACAAATCGGCGATGGGCTGGTTCCCGGAGCCGGACGGCATTGCCGTGACCGGGGAAGAAGGCTCAAGAATTGTGTTTTTCAGCCGACAGCATGAGGGGCTTTATAAAAGCACCTTGAAGTCGGGGCTGATTATTACGCTTACGCGCGCAGCGCAATAA
- a CDS encoding TolC family outer membrane protein produces the protein MFGCMNKLSLLAATLALLTCNSAMAMGPFDIYEQALRNDPVFLGAIKERDAGLENRDIGRAGLLPRLGYNYNKGRNSSKATNLNARGNSQSEDRNYSSYGSTLTLQQPLLDYEAYAAYRKGVAQSLFADENFRGKSQELLVRVLENYTKALFAQDQIDIARAKKKAFEEQFQQNEQMFRQGEGTRTDILEAESRYELATAEEIEARDEQDAALRELGALVGVAAIDIGDLTPLDQNFQTFTLQPANYDTWHEMAVANNPNLASQRQAVEVARYEVERNRAGHLPKVSAYASMRQNESESGNTYNQRYDTNTIGIEVNVPLYAGGGVSASTRQASRNMEQAEYELDGKTRETLIQLRRQFSACLSGVNKLRAYQKALTSAEALVVSTKQSILGGERVNLDALNAEQQLFTTRRDLAQARYDYLMAWTKLHYYAGTLNEQDLAKVDEAFGQGARAQ, from the coding sequence ATGTTCGGTTGTATGAATAAGCTTTCCCTGCTCGCAGCGACCCTGGCGTTGCTGACGTGCAACAGCGCAATGGCCATGGGGCCGTTCGACATCTACGAGCAAGCGTTACGCAATGATCCGGTGTTCCTCGGTGCCATCAAGGAGCGCGATGCCGGCCTCGAAAACCGCGACATCGGCCGCGCCGGGCTGTTGCCGAGGCTGGGTTACAACTACAACAAGGGGCGTAACTCCTCCAAGGCCACCAATCTGAATGCCCGCGGTAACAGCCAGAGTGAAGATCGCAACTACAGCAGTTACGGCTCGACCCTGACCCTGCAACAGCCGTTGCTCGATTACGAGGCTTACGCTGCGTATCGCAAAGGCGTGGCGCAATCGCTGTTCGCCGATGAAAACTTCCGTGGCAAGAGCCAGGAACTGCTGGTTCGCGTGCTGGAGAATTACACCAAGGCGCTGTTCGCCCAGGACCAGATCGACATCGCGCGCGCGAAGAAAAAAGCCTTCGAGGAGCAGTTCCAGCAGAACGAGCAGATGTTCCGCCAAGGGGAAGGCACGCGCACCGACATCCTCGAAGCCGAGTCACGTTACGAGCTGGCGACCGCCGAGGAAATCGAGGCGCGGGACGAACAGGATGCGGCTCTGCGGGAACTGGGCGCCCTGGTGGGTGTAGCCGCCATCGACATTGGCGACCTGACGCCACTGGATCAGAACTTCCAGACCTTCACCCTGCAACCGGCCAACTACGACACCTGGCACGAGATGGCGGTGGCCAATAACCCGAACCTGGCTTCCCAGCGGCAGGCGGTGGAAGTGGCGCGCTATGAAGTCGAACGCAACCGCGCCGGGCACCTGCCGAAAGTCAGCGCCTACGCCTCGATGCGCCAGAACGAATCGGAAAGCGGCAACACCTACAACCAGCGCTACGACACCAACACCATCGGTATTGAAGTCAATGTGCCGCTGTACGCCGGTGGCGGCGTCTCGGCCTCGACCCGGCAGGCCAGCCGCAACATGGAACAGGCTGAGTACGAGCTGGACGGCAAGACCCGGGAAACCTTGATCCAGCTGCGCCGCCAGTTCAGCGCCTGCCTGTCGGGGGTCAACAAGCTGCGCGCTTATCAGAAGGCCCTGACCTCGGCCGAAGCGCTGGTGGTCTCGACCAAACAAAGCATTCTGGGTGGTGAACGGGTCAACCTCGACGCATTGAATGCCGAACAACAACTATTTACCACCCGCCGGGATCTGGCGCAGGCACGCTACGACTATCTGATGGCCTGGACCAAGTTGCATTACTACGCCGGCACCTTGAACGAACAGGACTTGGCCAAGGTGGATGAGGCGTTCGGCCAGGGCGCGAGGGCACAGTAG
- a CDS encoding HlyD family type I secretion periplasmic adaptor subunit has protein sequence MSSTRMNHDSEATMEHDYIAERPERDARFFARMGWILAIVGAGSFFTWASLAPLDQGIPVQGTVVVSGKRKAVQSMSNGVISQILVREGQVVKQGQPLFRLDQTQVAADVQSLQAQYRMAWASLARWQSERDNLKQVNFPAELSNDPDPRLALVLEGQRQLFSSRREAFSREQGALRANIEGASAQLAGMRRARTDLTAQASSLQQQLSNLQPLADNGYIPRNRLMEYQRQLSQVQQQLAENTGESGRVEQGILESRLKLQQHSEEYQKEVRSQLADAQLKSVTLEEQLTSAGFDLQHSEIVATADGIAVNLGVHTEGAVVRQGENLLEIVPQGTSLEVEGHLPINLIDKVGTHLPVDILFTAFNQSRTPRVPGEVSLISADQMVDEKTGAPYYVLRSSVSDQAMEKLNGLVIKPGMPAEMFVRTGERSLLNYLFKPLLDRAGSALTEE, from the coding sequence ATGAGCAGCACACGCATGAACCACGACAGCGAAGCGACGATGGAACACGACTACATTGCCGAACGCCCTGAGCGCGACGCCCGTTTCTTCGCCCGCATGGGCTGGATTCTGGCGATTGTCGGCGCCGGCAGTTTTTTCACTTGGGCGAGCCTCGCGCCGCTCGATCAAGGCATCCCGGTGCAGGGCACCGTGGTGGTCTCGGGCAAGCGCAAAGCCGTGCAATCGATGAGCAACGGCGTGATCAGCCAGATTCTGGTGCGTGAAGGCCAAGTGGTGAAACAAGGCCAGCCACTGTTCCGCCTCGACCAGACCCAGGTCGCGGCCGACGTGCAATCGCTGCAAGCGCAATACCGCATGGCGTGGGCCAGCCTGGCGCGCTGGCAGAGTGAACGGGACAACCTCAAGCAGGTGAATTTCCCCGCTGAGCTGAGCAACGATCCCGACCCGCGCCTGGCGCTGGTGCTTGAAGGCCAACGGCAATTGTTCAGCAGCCGCCGCGAAGCGTTTTCCCGTGAACAAGGCGCTTTGCGCGCGAACATCGAAGGCGCCAGCGCGCAACTGGCCGGCATGCGCCGCGCGCGCACGGACCTGACAGCCCAGGCCAGTTCCCTGCAACAACAGTTGAGCAATCTGCAGCCCTTGGCAGACAACGGCTACATCCCGCGCAACCGCTTGATGGAGTACCAGCGTCAGCTGTCGCAAGTGCAGCAACAACTGGCAGAGAACACCGGCGAAAGCGGCCGGGTGGAGCAGGGCATCCTCGAGTCCCGACTGAAGCTGCAACAGCACAGTGAGGAATACCAGAAGGAAGTCCGCAGCCAACTGGCCGACGCGCAGCTCAAAAGCGTGACCCTGGAAGAGCAGCTGACTTCCGCCGGCTTCGACCTGCAACACAGCGAAATCGTCGCCACCGCCGATGGCATTGCGGTCAACCTTGGGGTTCATACCGAAGGCGCGGTAGTACGCCAGGGCGAAAACCTGCTGGAGATTGTCCCGCAAGGCACCAGCCTGGAAGTGGAGGGGCACTTGCCGATCAACTTGATCGACAAGGTCGGCACGCACTTGCCGGTGGACATTCTGTTCACCGCGTTCAACCAGAGTCGCACCCCGCGAGTGCCGGGCGAAGTCAGCCTGATCTCCGCCGACCAGATGGTCGATGAGAAAACCGGTGCGCCGTATTACGTGCTGCGCAGCAGCGTCAGCGATCAGGCGATGGAAAAACTCAACGGCCTGGTGATCAAGCCTGGCATGCCGGCAGAAATGTTCGTGCGCACCGGTGAGCGTTCACTCCTCAACTATCTGTTCAAACCGCTGCTCGACCGGGCAGGCTCCGCGTTGACCGAGGAATAA
- a CDS encoding type I secretion system permease/ATPase: MKMAKSPATAPLFKALGDYKSILISVGCFTALINVLMLVPSIYMLQVYDRVLSSQNETTLAMLSLMVVGFFAFIGLLETVRSFIVIRIGSQLERRFNLRVYQAAFERNLFKGEGNAGQSLGDLTHIRQFVTGPALFAFFDAPWFPVYLFVIFLFNVWLGVLATAGAVLLIGLACLNEAMTKKPLGEAAGFSQKSSQLATSHLHNAETIQAMGMLGALRKRWFGVHSRFLGLQNQASDTGAVISSLSKTLRLCLQSLVLGLGALLVIKGDMTAGMMIAGSILMGRVLSPIDQLIAVWKQWSGAKLAYRRLDALLQAFPASDEAMALPAPKGQITFEQVSAGPPGQRAATLHMVNFNLGAGEVLGVLGASGSGKSTLARVLVGVWPTLGGTVRLDGADIHRWNRDDLGPYIGYLPQDIELFSGSIAENIARFREADPQKVVEAAQQAGVHELILRMPQGYDTVLGEDGSGLSGGQKQRVALARALYGHPSLVVLDEPNSNLDTVGEAALAGAIAHMKARGTSVILVTHRSSALAQADKLLVLNEGRLQAFGPSQDVLKALAGNPSATQEQSREKAAQAPGGLSMSRQYQPTTRNSGV; encoded by the coding sequence ATGAAGATGGCGAAGAGCCCGGCCACCGCACCGTTATTCAAGGCACTGGGCGACTATAAGAGCATCTTGATCAGCGTCGGCTGCTTTACCGCATTGATCAACGTTCTGATGTTGGTCCCGTCGATTTATATGCTCCAGGTTTATGACCGGGTGCTGTCGTCGCAAAACGAAACCACACTGGCGATGTTGTCGCTGATGGTGGTCGGGTTCTTCGCCTTCATCGGGTTGCTGGAGACTGTGCGCAGTTTCATCGTCATCCGTATCGGCAGCCAACTGGAGCGCCGTTTCAACCTGCGGGTGTATCAGGCTGCTTTCGAGCGCAACCTGTTCAAGGGTGAGGGCAACGCCGGGCAATCCCTGGGCGACTTGACCCATATTCGCCAGTTTGTCACCGGTCCGGCGCTGTTTGCCTTCTTCGATGCGCCATGGTTTCCGGTCTATCTGTTTGTGATTTTCCTGTTTAACGTCTGGCTCGGCGTATTGGCCACCGCAGGGGCGGTGCTGCTGATCGGGCTGGCCTGCCTCAACGAGGCCATGACCAAAAAGCCTTTGGGCGAAGCGGCAGGGTTTTCCCAGAAATCCAGCCAACTGGCCACCAGTCATCTGCATAACGCCGAAACCATTCAAGCCATGGGCATGCTTGGTGCATTGCGCAAGCGCTGGTTCGGGGTGCACTCGCGTTTTCTCGGCTTGCAGAATCAGGCCAGCGATACCGGCGCGGTCATCAGTTCCTTGAGCAAAACCCTGCGCCTGTGCCTGCAATCCCTGGTCTTGGGGTTGGGCGCCTTGCTGGTGATCAAGGGCGACATGACCGCCGGGATGATGATCGCCGGCTCCATTTTGATGGGCCGGGTGCTGAGCCCCATCGATCAGTTGATTGCCGTGTGGAAACAGTGGAGCGGCGCTAAACTCGCGTACCGCCGCCTCGACGCCTTGCTGCAAGCCTTTCCTGCGAGTGACGAGGCCATGGCGCTGCCGGCGCCGAAAGGCCAGATCACGTTCGAGCAAGTCAGCGCCGGCCCGCCGGGGCAGCGGGCAGCGACCTTGCACATGGTCAATTTCAACCTCGGCGCCGGCGAAGTGCTGGGCGTGCTCGGGGCTTCCGGTTCCGGTAAATCGACTCTGGCACGGGTGCTGGTCGGCGTCTGGCCGACGCTGGGCGGCACGGTGCGCCTCGACGGCGCGGACATTCATCGCTGGAACCGCGACGACCTCGGCCCTTACATCGGCTATCTGCCCCAGGACATCGAATTGTTCAGCGGCAGCATCGCCGAAAACATCGCCCGATTCCGTGAGGCAGACCCGCAAAAAGTCGTCGAAGCCGCGCAACAGGCTGGCGTCCATGAATTGATTCTGCGCATGCCCCAGGGCTACGACACCGTGCTCGGCGAAGACGGCAGCGGTTTGTCCGGTGGCCAGAAGCAACGGGTGGCCCTGGCTCGTGCGTTGTACGGTCATCCGAGCCTGGTGGTACTGGATGAACCGAACTCCAACCTCGATACCGTCGGCGAAGCGGCACTGGCCGGCGCCATCGCACACATGAAGGCCCGGGGCACCAGCGTGATTCTGGTCACCCATCGTTCTTCGGCCCTGGCCCAGGCCGACAAGTTGCTGGTGCTCAACGAAGGTCGCTTGCAAGCCTTCGGCCCAAGCCAGGACGTGCTCAAGGCGCTTGCCGGCAACCCGTCGGCTACCCAGGAACAATCACGTGAAAAAGCCGCGCAGGCACCGGGCGGGCTCAGCATGAGCCGGCAGTATCAGCCCACGACCAGGAATTCGGGTGTATGA
- a CDS encoding autotransporter domain-containing protein, with the protein MAAACTAWRSTHKSTSATPTRTTVSCSVPTPTRATSQLDLSGSLGWQHNLSNTDSEEHLAFASGGAPFAVQSSPLVRDAALVGAHASLVLSRDIRLNLDYTGQLASREKSHGVGLSLNWQF; encoded by the coding sequence ATGGCAGCGGCATGTACGGCGTGGCGTTCAACGCACAAATCTACGTCGGCAACACCAACAAGAACGACAGTTTCCTGTTCGGTCCCAACCCCGACCCGCGCTACTTCACAGCTGGACCTGAGCGGCAGCCTCGGTTGGCAGCACAACCTGAGCAACACCGATTCCGAAGAACACCTGGCGTTTGCCAGCGGTGGCGCACCGTTCGCGGTGCAGAGCTCGCCGCTGGTTCGTGATGCGGCGCTGGTGGGCGCCCATGCCAGCCTGGTCTTGAGTCGGGACATTCGGTTGAACCTCGATTACACCGGCCAACTGGCCAGCCGCGAGAAGAGCCATGGAGTAGGGCTGAGTCTCAATTGGCAGTTTTAG
- the ahr gene encoding NADPH-dependent aldehyde reductase Ahr: MSNSTELTTFTGWAATSAGAPLERYSYDPGPLGAEEVEVAVEYCGVCHSDQSMIDNEWGLSHYPFIPGHEVVGSIVRVGAQVRGLEVGQRVGIGWYKGSCMHCSSCIGGSHNLCSTVQPTIVGSNGGFADRLRSHWAWALAIPDGLDPAMAGPLFCAGSTVFNPLVEFDVKPTDRVGVVGIGGLGHLALRFLNAWGCEVTAFTSSLSKQDEARRLGAHNVLASTDSNALKSIAGTLDFLLVTANADLDWPAMLGTLRGKGRLHFVGVVPGAIPVHVFNLLPQQKSVSASPVGSPSNTATMLEFCARHQILPQVEHFPMSRINDAIDHLRSGKARYRVVLDASK; this comes from the coding sequence ATGAGCAACAGTACCGAACTCACAACTTTTACCGGCTGGGCCGCAACATCGGCAGGCGCGCCGCTGGAGCGCTATAGCTACGACCCCGGTCCATTGGGCGCCGAGGAGGTGGAAGTCGCCGTGGAGTATTGCGGCGTCTGCCACTCCGACCAGTCGATGATCGATAACGAATGGGGCCTGAGCCACTACCCGTTTATCCCTGGCCACGAAGTAGTCGGCAGTATCGTGCGAGTGGGCGCACAGGTACGCGGTCTCGAAGTGGGGCAACGGGTGGGCATTGGTTGGTACAAGGGCAGTTGCATGCATTGCTCCTCGTGCATCGGAGGCTCCCACAATCTGTGCAGCACAGTCCAACCCACCATCGTTGGCAGCAATGGAGGCTTCGCCGATCGCCTGCGTTCGCACTGGGCCTGGGCGCTTGCGATACCGGACGGACTTGACCCGGCCATGGCCGGACCGCTGTTCTGCGCAGGCTCGACGGTGTTCAACCCGCTCGTGGAATTCGACGTCAAGCCCACTGACCGGGTCGGTGTCGTGGGAATCGGCGGCCTCGGTCATCTGGCACTGCGCTTTCTCAACGCCTGGGGCTGCGAGGTCACGGCCTTTACCTCGTCGTTGAGCAAGCAGGACGAAGCCAGGCGCCTGGGCGCGCACAACGTGCTCGCCTCTACCGACAGCAACGCGCTGAAATCCATTGCCGGCACCCTGGATTTTCTCCTGGTCACCGCCAACGCCGACCTCGACTGGCCGGCCATGCTCGGCACGCTGCGCGGCAAGGGTCGCCTGCACTTTGTCGGCGTCGTGCCTGGCGCTATTCCAGTGCACGTATTCAACCTCCTGCCCCAACAAAAGAGTGTGTCCGCCTCGCCGGTTGGCTCGCCCAGTAACACAGCAACCATGCTTGAGTTCTGCGCCCGGCATCAGATCTTGCCGCAGGTCGAACACTTTCCCATGAGCCGGATCAACGACGCGATTGATCACCTACGCAGTGGCAAGGCGCGTTACCGCGTCGTGCTGGACGCCAGCAAATGA
- a CDS encoding serralysin family metalloprotease, with amino-acid sequence MSKVKDNAIDLAEQAFAPLAAASSAYNQIDSFSHQYDRGGNLTVNGKPSFSVDQAATQLLRDGAAYQDKDGSGKIELTYTFLTSASSSTMNKHGITGFSQFNTQQKAQAVLAMQSWADVANVTFTEKSSGGDGHMTFGNYSGGQDGAAAFAYLPGTGAGYDGTSWYLTNSSYTPNKTPDLNNYGRQTLTHEIGHTLGLAHPGDYNAGEGAPTYNDATYGQDTRGYSVMSYWSESNTDQNFSKGGVEAYSSGPLMDDIAAIQKLYGANTTTRTGDTTYGFNSNAGRDFLSASSSSDKVVFSVWDAGGKDTLDFSGFTQNQKINLNEASFSDVGGLVGNVSIAKGVTIENAIGGSGSDLLIGNSVSNELKGGAGNDILFGAGGADKLWGGSGSDTFVFAASSDSKPGAVDQILDFVSGLDKIDLTGITKGAGLHFVNSFTGAAGDAVLTTSGGNSLLSVDFSGHGVADFLVSTVGQAAFSDIVA; translated from the coding sequence ATGTCGAAAGTAAAAGACAACGCTATTGATCTTGCCGAACAGGCCTTTGCACCATTGGCTGCCGCCAGTTCTGCCTACAACCAGATCGATAGTTTCAGCCATCAGTATGATCGGGGTGGCAATCTCACGGTCAATGGCAAACCCTCCTTCTCCGTCGACCAGGCCGCTACCCAGCTGCTGCGTGACGGCGCTGCTTACCAGGACAAGGACGGCAGTGGCAAAATCGAACTTACCTACACGTTCCTGACCTCGGCCTCGTCGAGCACCATGAACAAGCACGGCATTACCGGGTTCAGCCAGTTCAATACGCAACAGAAAGCCCAGGCCGTGCTCGCCATGCAATCCTGGGCCGACGTGGCCAACGTCACCTTCACCGAGAAGTCCTCCGGTGGTGACGGTCACATGACCTTCGGCAACTACAGCGGTGGTCAGGATGGCGCAGCGGCATTCGCTTATCTGCCTGGCACGGGCGCCGGTTATGACGGCACTTCGTGGTACCTGACCAACAGCAGCTATACGCCGAACAAGACGCCGGACCTGAACAACTACGGCCGTCAGACCCTGACCCACGAAATCGGTCATACCCTGGGGCTGGCCCACCCTGGCGATTACAACGCCGGTGAAGGTGCGCCGACCTACAATGACGCGACTTACGGGCAAGACACCCGCGGTTATAGCGTCATGAGTTACTGGAGTGAAAGCAATACCGATCAGAACTTCAGCAAGGGCGGTGTGGAAGCGTATTCTTCCGGCCCGCTGATGGACGATATCGCGGCCATCCAGAAGCTCTACGGTGCCAACACCACCACCCGTACCGGTGACACCACCTACGGCTTCAACTCCAACGCCGGTCGCGACTTCTTGAGCGCATCTTCCTCGTCGGACAAAGTCGTGTTTTCGGTGTGGGATGCGGGCGGCAAGGACACCCTGGATTTCTCCGGCTTTACCCAAAACCAGAAGATCAACCTCAATGAAGCCTCGTTCTCCGACGTTGGCGGCCTGGTGGGCAACGTGTCCATCGCCAAAGGCGTCACGATCGAGAACGCGATTGGCGGCTCGGGTAGCGACCTGTTGATCGGTAACAGTGTGTCCAACGAACTGAAGGGCGGTGCCGGCAACGACATCCTCTTCGGCGCGGGCGGTGCAGACAAACTGTGGGGCGGCTCGGGTTCGGACACCTTCGTGTTCGCGGCCAGCAGCGATTCCAAGCCAGGTGCGGTCGACCAGATCCTCGATTTCGTCAGCGGCCTGGACAAGATCGACCTGACCGGCATCACCAAAGGCGCGGGCCTGCATTTCGTGAACTCGTTCACCGGTGCGGCAGGCGATGCAGTGTTGACCACTTCGGGCGGCAACAGCCTGTTGTCGGTGGACTTCTCCGGGCACGGCGTGGCTGATTTCCTGGTCAGCACCGTTGGCCAGGCGGCGTTCTCGGACATCGTGGCCTGA
- a CDS encoding NAD(P)/FAD-dependent oxidoreductase, whose protein sequence is MAAWRTISLWMDQLDEPMLARPALEQDLDVDVAIIGAGYTGLWTAYYLKRLAPGLNIAIVEAQTAGFGASGRNGGWLMGNLLGEDRLLAGLPAEQRRASFDLLHRIPDEVEIVLEREGIDCDYRKGGALYCAARYPEQEASLRDYLDALYRQGLTEADYRWLNTEQLAQQIRIAKPYGGIYAPHVATIHPAKLVRGLARTVERMGVKIYENSPVTQWQSGSLRTARAQVRNRWIVPAVEGYAVTLPPLGRYQLPVQSLLVATEPLSAATWDDIGLSHGQAFSESSRQVTYGQRTADNRLVFGARGGYQFAGKLRHDFELSASEVQLRRYLFGELFPQLKNVRITHAWGGNLGMSRRFKPHMLCDQASGIALSGGYGGEGVGASNLGGRTLADLILRRDTELVRQPWVIAEGGLDALKAWEPEPCRWLGYNAIIRSFVHEDQTLANPSTAPWRRKLAGRVAGFMEGFMR, encoded by the coding sequence ATGGCAGCGTGGCGAACGATCAGTTTGTGGATGGATCAACTCGACGAGCCGATGCTGGCGCGCCCGGCGCTGGAACAGGACCTGGACGTCGACGTGGCCATCATTGGCGCCGGGTACACCGGGCTCTGGACGGCGTACTACCTCAAACGCCTGGCGCCGGGACTGAACATCGCCATCGTCGAAGCCCAAACCGCGGGGTTTGGTGCGTCGGGCCGTAACGGCGGCTGGTTGATGGGCAATCTGCTGGGTGAAGACCGCTTGCTCGCCGGACTACCGGCGGAACAACGTCGCGCCTCTTTCGATCTGTTGCACAGGATCCCTGATGAAGTAGAGATCGTCCTCGAACGAGAAGGCATTGACTGCGATTACCGCAAGGGCGGGGCGCTTTACTGTGCGGCGCGTTACCCGGAGCAGGAAGCCAGCCTGCGTGATTATCTGGACGCGCTCTACCGCCAAGGGCTGACCGAGGCCGACTACCGCTGGCTCAACACCGAGCAATTGGCGCAACAGATCAGAATTGCCAAACCTTATGGCGGTATCTATGCACCGCACGTGGCGACCATTCACCCGGCAAAGTTGGTGCGAGGTCTGGCACGGACGGTGGAGCGCATGGGGGTCAAAATTTATGAAAACAGCCCGGTCACCCAATGGCAGTCGGGCAGTTTGCGCACCGCCCGCGCGCAGGTTCGCAACCGCTGGATCGTGCCGGCGGTAGAAGGTTACGCAGTCACGTTGCCGCCGCTGGGTCGTTATCAATTGCCCGTGCAGAGTTTACTGGTGGCGACCGAACCGCTGTCCGCCGCGACCTGGGACGACATCGGTCTCAGCCATGGTCAGGCGTTCAGCGAAAGCAGCCGCCAGGTCACCTACGGCCAGCGCACGGCCGACAACCGTCTGGTGTTTGGCGCCCGTGGCGGCTATCAGTTTGCCGGCAAGTTGCGCCATGACTTCGAGCTGAGCGCCAGCGAAGTGCAGTTGCGACGCTACCTGTTCGGTGAACTCTTCCCACAGCTCAAGAACGTGCGAATCACCCACGCCTGGGGAGGCAACCTGGGGATGTCCCGGCGCTTCAAGCCGCACATGCTCTGCGATCAGGCCAGCGGCATCGCCTTGTCGGGCGGTTATGGCGGAGAAGGCGTGGGTGCCAGCAACCTCGGCGGGCGGACGCTGGCCGATCTGATTCTTCGGCGCGATACCGAGTTGGTGCGCCAGCCGTGGGTGATTGCGGAGGGCGGTCTCGACGCGCTCAAGGCCTGGGAGCCGGAGCCCTGCCGCTGGCTGGGCTACAACGCAATCATCCGCAGCTTCGTTCACGAAGACCAGACCCTGGCCAATCCGTCCACCGCGCCCTGGCGTCGCAAACTGGCCGGCCGGGTCGCGGGGTTCATGGAAGGTTTCATGCGCTGA